AGCTCTGAGAACTCTTGACGTCCAAAAGTTTTATACAGGATGCCGAGCCAgaagacattaatattaaggATATCACACTACTTGAAGTGTTTTTAGGATGTCTTGCTGTTTTATCACTTAAGTGAGgaaattttccttttattatatctcaGTTTTTGTATATGTCCACTGTGGAAAAAAGGGGTGCCTAAAGAAATGGTTGAAAtagttaagtattaaaaagtgTATATTTAACGTTTTGAGGTAAGTTAAATACTTGATGTTTCTTTGCTAAACATATCGAATACCTACTAGTAGACCCTAAATGGCAAAACGTGTCAAAagaggaaattaaattatcaactCCCACTATCATCTCACCTTTTCCAACCAATACGAGATAATGGAATTTGAAACCCGAGTTCGACATCCTCTATTTCAAAATTCTCCACATAGGTCCGTTACTTTAGACAAAAATATGTGAAGGGGCACACGACATCAAATAAGCTTTATTTGGTATCCTAACCAAAATTTGTGTCTAGAGAATGCAATAAGAGGTGACAGAAAGATTAAAGGGTTCTCAAAAATACCTTTACACTACAATGTcctaaaatgtttctttatttaaagttaagttaaatatttactaataatattaaaatataataataaatactaagacaaatgtctaaaataaaaatcaaaataaacagtgtttatttatataaattgaacttataattattactattaaaaaaataattagttactaattttaatagtaaagattatataattgtaagagAGGCCGGTCGCGCAAGTGGCGCCATGCAACGTGTAACTATGAGGGGAAGATACGGTGGGGAAGCGAACATTCAGAGGGGCGGCTCAGAGCATACCATTTTCGCTCGCTACTACTGATGTCGAATCGCTTCGTCAGTTGGACACTAGCCGCTATGAGGATGGCACGCGCTCGCGTGGACATTGTCATTGTAATACGTATATCGCAACGTAAACATTACTGTTAAAGTGAACAAAGTggattgattaattaaatgctgtgttttaaatatattaagtgaatctataaaattaataagtgatCAGGAACAAATGTGTGAAGAAAATGTTTCACCTGCTAACTTTATTGTTAGTGATTTCGGGTGTAGTTGCCGCGCTAGTTACAAAAGGCTtagataattgtaaaaaagaaTACAATGGGGAAAATGAAATAACTGTGTGTCACTTGAGAACTCTTGAGTCCAATGGATCGAATCTTGTATTGGCTTCCTCAGAAAGTACAAAAAGTTTATCAATTGAGTGTAACCAATTATTACTCTTTGAAAGTTACATAGAAGCGAACTATTTTCAAAGATTTGttaatttagaagaattgacaATACGAAACTGTAAACTTATTCGTATACCGGGAAATGCGTTTGAGGGattacgaaaaataaaaaaaatatctattcgGTCAAAAAACCGAGAATGGAGCCCAAATAAAAATCTGGACCTTTCGCTTGGCACGTTTAACGGATTGCGGGAACTCCAAGTGCTTGATTTGGGGAAAAATaacctaaaaaatataccatcAGATATCTTCTGCCCCTTGGAAAACttacaaacattaaatttgacaAACAATAGAATGAAAAGTATTGATCGTCTTGGGTTTGGAAAAAGCTGTGGGACTGGCTTGAGAAGTTTAGATATTAGCCAAAATGAACTAAAATCTCTTAGTGAGGAATCAGAAATATCGGGACTTCGTCATCTTCAAGAATTGAAACtgcaacataataatatttcggaTATTTCAGATGAAATATTCAATGGATTAATCTCattacgtattttaaatatatcttataacaaCCTGCAGATAATACCCGAGGGCATATTCGCCAACACGAAGGAGTTGAGAGAAATCTATCTAAATAATAACCAGTTATTTGAATTAGCCAGAGGGGTTTTTCATCGATTAGAACAGCTGCTTGTGTTAGATTTATCGAATAATCAGCTTTCAAGTACACACATTGATGGTGGAACGTTTATTAGTCTTATTCGCTTAGTCATTTTGAATCTATCCAATAATGCCTTGACAAGGATAGATGGTAAGACATTTAAGGACTTattctttttacaaatattagatCTGAAAAACAACTCTATAGGTTATATTGAAGAGAACACCTTCCTTCCTTTGTATAATTTACACACTTTAAATTTAGCTGAAAACAGATTACATACAATTGATGAGTATCTGTTTAACGGCTTATTTGTtcttagtaaattaaatttaaataataatttacttataagtaTAGATCCTAAGGCATTCAAAAACTGTTCcgatttaaaagaattagaTTTAAGTTCTAACCAATTAACAGATGTCCCCAATGCTATATGGGAGTTATCTCTTTTAAAAACTCTGGATTTAGGAGAAAACCAGAtatctgatataaaaaatgggtcatttaaaaatctagATCAACTTACAGGCTTGAGGTTGATTGACAACCAAATTGGAAATCTAAGTGTTGGTATGTTTTGGGATTTGCCAAATCTTCAAGTTTTGAACcttgctaaaaataaaatacaatctaTAGAAAGGCGAAGTTTTGAACGCAATAAGCAATTGGAAGCTATTCGATTAGATGGCAATTTTATATCAGATATAAATGGCGTATTTGCAACCTTGTTAAGTTTACTTTGGCTTAACTTATCAGAGAACCATTTAGTTTGGTTTGATTATGCTTTTATACCCAGTAATCTAAAGTGGTTAGATGTGCatggaaattttattgaatatttaggtaactattataaaattcaggATGAAATTCGTATAAAAACCTTAGACGTAAGCCATAACCGAATCCTTGAAATTTCTCCGTTAGCAATCCCTAATAGTgttgaattgttatttataaacaataatcacATAAACAATATCcaagtaaatacatttatggAGAAACGCAATCTTACTAGAGTTGATATTTACGCAAATGAGATATCACATTTAGATATCAACAGCCTCCGGTTATCACCGTTCCCCTTAAACAAGTCGCTGCCGGAATTCTATGTTGGAGGAAATCCGTTTGATTGCGATTGTTCAATGGAGTGGTTgcctttaattaataatatgacttCAACAAGACAATACCCAAGAATCATGGATCTCGAAAATGTCCTTTGCAAAATGACACATACGAGAGGTGTTTCTCATATTCCTTTAAGTACTTTAAAATCCACAGATTTTTTGTGCACATATGAAACACATTGTTTTACACTCTGTCATTGTTGTGATTATGTAGCTTGTGATTGTCAAATGACTTGTCCCAATAACTGTTCTTGTTACCACGACCCAACTTGGCACACAAATGTAGTTGATTGTTCTAGCCAAACGGTTGCTGAAATACCCGACAAAATACCTATGGACGCAACCGAGGTTTATTTAGATGgaaataactttaaagaaTTGCAGAATTATGCGTTTATAGGCAGAAAAAACATGAGATCACTTTATGTAAATTCAagtgaaattgaaaatattcataatagaaCATTCGCTGGCTTATCTTCCCTTGTCATATTGAACCTGGCAAATAATAAGTTGAGTCATCTTTATGGCTACGAATTCGAACATTTGACACAACTAAAAGAattgtatttacaaaacaattttattacttacattaaaaacacAACGTTTTCTATGCTAAtgtctttgaaaatattgagatTAGATGGAAATAGGTTAGTTGATTTTTTCATTTGGgatttaactattaataaaaaactgcaTAGCATTGCAATAGGTAATAATATGTGGTCTTGTAAATGtagatatttacaaaaatttaccgCTTATATTGCAGAAAACGTTCTTAAAATATCAGATATTTCTGACGTATGGTGTTCAAATGTAGGAAACAAATATCCgcaaaaaaaggaattaaatattaatggcaCCATTTGTAGCGATTATTATTCTAGTGATTCAGGTATAAATAACctgataatttataactatattccTATGATAGTAACATCATTTACAGGATTTTTGCTAATTCTACTTACCatgcttattttatttctgtttagaGATACAATTCGCTTATGGTTTTATACCAATTGTGGATTGCGATTTTTTCCATTCATTGGAGCTTATGATGGCACTGATAAGTTATATGatggatatatattatatagtccCAAAGATGATGACTTCGTCATACAAACATTAGCCGGAGAGTTGGAAAATGGAAATCCACAATACCACCTTTGTTTACATTACCGCGATATACCTCAACATGGTGCTGCTTATATGCAGTACACTTTACCACTTCCCGAAGCTGCGAAAGCCTCTAAGagaataattcttatattaacGAGAAATTTCCTAGAAACTGAATGGTCTCGTTTTGAATTCAGACAATCTTTACATGATATACTCAAATCTCGAATttgtactttaattataattcaagagAGTTCAATTTTAACTGACGCAGAATGTGACCCTGACTTAAGaccatatataaaaacaagtttaagaataaaatgggggcaaaataaattttgggaTAAGTTAAAATACGCCATGCcggataaaaattacaaatctaAATCATCCAGCTAcagaagcaatataaattcattcacTATGAGGGGCGGTATGCAAAATGGAACCATGCGTTCGTTTTcttttactgaaaaaataaaagaacccAGTGACGTTGTTTCTGCTACACCTGAGTATATGGAAAGTCGATCGCATCATCCCAACTCTGCATATTCAACAGATGGTAGGCCGCCATCTGATCATATTTATTCGTCAATAGATTCAGATTACTCATCTTTAGAATTAGGTGGGAATAATCCGGGTAGAAGACGCGAGTTCAGACACTGGCCTCCTCCTCCTCCTTTAATTGATACACAATATTCAGGCCAAGCTTATCTTGTCTAGTCTACGCTTCTTTGtgtgcataaaatattttagtcaaaGCTTCCTGTGTACATTGTAACTAATCGCGCTTTAccaaataattaagatttaaatctatttttgtaatttctagCTATGTTGgtgtaaataaattctataagaCTGCTGTAGTATATGTGAATTTGTATAtagaatgtaaataaatgtccATATTAAGTCACAGTAtacctatttatatactttaataaagccattgtgataatttttgcatatattattttcttttttatttcctttcctACACTGAATAAAATGCTGTTAAGTTCCGAGTAtaccatttattatataaaaatttaaattttatttcctataataaaggatcattaaatattttgccgTTTGCTTTATTTGAACTTTTAATACACcacaataaatgataatttacatAACCTGAATATACTTAATCAAATAATAGCAAAGCTGATTTTGAACTGTAAATAACATATCTCttatgttgaaatattaaagaagaaAAACCACCTAAATCCACAAGAGAATGACAGCACAGAACGTGATCAGACTACGGTCAGCTAAGCCGAAGCAGTTCATATCATAATCACAAGGTAAGGGCGCTCgttgaattttaaacaaaaacttttatcaaTTTACAAAGGAACCGCGCTATCTtagatgtaatataaataatggtaTTCGTAAATGAGCAAAGTGCTTTAAACCATTATTAGGATTTATGTATTCGTGGCTACTACtttcttgaaaaatatgataGTACTCACTCATTATGAAACCAcgcaaatatttctttattaaatgaagaaaaattaattatttaataaataatttattctacaaccaaacactatttttatatctttctaacgaattttaagtaacaaaagtAGTAGTCTTGTCCCCAGGCGACCATAATCATCCgacctatatataaaatggaatCTTAATTGAAGCATCCTTAGAACAGCAATggacaatattattttcattgatatatatatatatatatatgagaacGGTAATACTACTGTGAACTAACTAATCCGCTTACATAAATCAGTTTACGTTAAACTTAAACATAATTCctctaacttttaattaacgtttcacaatgtacaaaatttatgaatgataaCATTTACTTTACTACAAAGATAATACTTATGatctaatttttaaattgaaaaataacaatatttacattatatccaaatttaatttataatcttaagCAACTAACTCTTGTCTGATGAAGTGCCAATATATATGTAGCACTAAAAGTCATTATAGTCCTAAACAACGGAATGTATACgactacttaaaaaaaatacattattatttctagCTTACCTACTGGCAACCCACGTCATGTTATATCCAAAAAGAAATTTCGAAATATTTCGTATACCTAACGAATACCTAAAATCATTACGAAATTAGTCATTTTTGCATAGTTAAGTGACACGCGTACAAATGGAcacctatatataaaattttggttaCATATGTATCAATATCAATGGGATATCAGCGTAGCTCTGTAATATAACGAAGATCCATAATTGATctcaattcaaataaactcTCATATACGTATTACGAAAGCAATTCATCAAGCCTTCATTCAttagttacttttaataaccTCTACAATTACACAATGAACCAACACTTCATTAAATTGTCAATCACACGGTAATGAAGCttctttttaatgtaatcGACCtcgttacataataatatattcgtatCTCACGTCTCATTGTTGTGTGAAAATAgaaatcaatttaatgtttgtgtaagacttcattaaatttcatttaacttggagaatcatttatttatattcacaaaaCGGGTGAGTGacagacatatattttataaacgcaCATAATGAACGAATGTCCCCAAAGTTATAAAgtgttacttaaaattataataaaaactgtttatcACAACCAAAGCTTTTCTCAGCGTAGACGTTTCTCggaagttaatatttaaaaacacattctTAATGTCCAACGTTacacagtaataaaaattctaaaatatgtaACCATGATGACCTCACGGGCAAATGGATAATTTTGTGACATAAAAATGGGTCATATCACGGAATAGGGTGCCTTTTGTTTGCCCTGTGTCAATTTCTTTGTTTGACTGAGGGAGAGTTTACCGTTGTACCTGGAAAGGAGacgtaataaatttcaaaagtgTGGACAGACCCTTACGGATATAagatattaagttttatcttttatgagtaaattaaaattttaaaacacgttCTCAGCCACATGTGTAATGTATTAAGCTAAGAATGAAAAAAAGGTATTGGAATGAGAACtcgaatataatattgaatctgcataaactataaaaaaatctttaatacaacaaataaaataataacggCTAAAGTAAACAGTTTGAAGTGTGTAAAGAAATGTCTCCACGGTTTAAAGATTCCTATTTACAACAATTTATGTACTAAAACAATGTTCGGCGTCATTTGCTGGTAGTTTGAGcttaattactatattatCACCCACGTTTTCCTTTTTTCGGGAGGAACTATTACTTTTAATCACGCTTTGTTGAACAAGTGAAGTGGCATATTTGACAATGAAATTTgttcattcaaatttattggcctgccttataaaaatattttactttcagaTCGTTGCACATTATTCAAATGTTGCCGTTGTTATTTCTCTAAAAcactaatgaaattataaatttcgaTTAAAGagcctaattttattttaatcgccATTTTAGTCTATAtgctttcattaattattgaatttaaataatttacctaGGTTATactagaataaataatataaattcattttacttgggaattattattatagctgCTTTGAGTAAGACAGAGGCTTTGTTATAGTTTTCTAAGGCACAGATTAAAAGTACTAGATATGATAGATAATAACACAAGGTACAAACTCAAATACATCAGCTGTTTTTATAAGTGGGCAGGGTTGTTGGCAATTCTTTAGAGATGGGTTCTCAAAAGAGATATGTCAACAAAAGATTATTATTGCAAGTGTCTCGGCTTGTATAAACACGTTTGACAAATTGAGCTCTGATCTGAAGGTAGGGATAAACCAACGAGAAATTGGTagctattcatattttaaatagttgtataatgtttttttttatatattttaatataaattgaatttgttgcaaaacgattttaaaatatgaaaaaagtaCGCAAGTCATCAAAAACACATATAAGAAttagacaaatttaaatattatgaaaatgagCAGGCAACTgacaaatagtaatttaattattcatttgatattatttctattcttTTTCTAATGAATTcctttattttgtaacaatagtCAAAGAAATGACTCAGATCTCTTTATTCGAAGTTATCGTGTGAAAATCATCGAAACTACTCTAGCAGTGTGGGACGGACGAGGCgtgtaatttaatactttctaCCGCAATAAACGTagcatttacaaaaataa
This genomic window from Danaus plexippus chromosome 14, MEX_DaPlex, whole genome shotgun sequence contains:
- the LOC116769613 gene encoding toll-like receptor 7, whose translation is MFHLLTLLLVISGVVAALVTKGLDNCKKEYNGENEITVCHLRTLESNGSNLVLASSESTKSLSIECNQLLLFESYIEANYFQRFVNLEELTIRNCKLIRIPGNAFEGLRKIKKISIRSKNREWSPNKNLDLSLGTFNGLRELQVLDLGKNNLKNIPSDIFCPLENLQTLNLTNNRMKSIDRLGFGKSCGTGLRSLDISQNELKSLSEESEISGLRHLQELKLQHNNISDISDEIFNGLISLRILNISYNNLQIIPEGIFANTKELREIYLNNNQLFELARGVFHRLEQLLVLDLSNNQLSSTHIDGGTFISLIRLVILNLSNNALTRIDGKTFKDLFFLQILDLKNNSIGYIEENTFLPLYNLHTLNLAENRLHTIDEYLFNGLFVLSKLNLNNNLLISIDPKAFKNCSDLKELDLSSNQLTDVPNAIWELSLLKTLDLGENQISDIKNGSFKNLDQLTGLRLIDNQIGNLSVGMFWDLPNLQVLNLAKNKIQSIERRSFERNKQLEAIRLDGNFISDINGVFATLLSLLWLNLSENHLVWFDYAFIPSNLKWLDVHGNFIEYLGNYYKIQDEIRIKTLDVSHNRILEISPLAIPNSVELLFINNNHINNIQVNTFMEKRNLTRVDIYANEISHLDINSLRLSPFPLNKSLPEFYVGGNPFDCDCSMEWLPLINNMTSTRQYPRIMDLENVLCKMTHTRGVSHIPLSTLKSTDFLCTYETHCFTLCHCCDYVACDCQMTCPNNCSCYHDPTWHTNVVDCSSQTVAEIPDKIPMDATEVYLDGNNFKELQNYAFIGRKNMRSLYVNSSEIENIHNRTFAGLSSLVILNLANNKLSHLYGYEFEHLTQLKELYLQNNFITYIKNTTFSMLMSLKILRLDGNRLVDFFIWDLTINKKLHSIAIGNNMWSCKCRYLQKFTAYIAENVLKISDISDVWCSNVGNKYPQKKELNINGTICSDYYSSDSGINNLIIYNYIPMIVTSFTGFLLILLTMLILFLFRDTIRLWFYTNCGLRFFPFIGAYDGTDKLYDGYILYSPKDDDFVIQTLAGELENGNPQYHLCLHYRDIPQHGAAYMQYTLPLPEAAKASKRIILILTRNFLETEWSRFEFRQSLHDILKSRICTLIIIQESSILTDAECDPDLRPYIKTSLRIKWGQNKFWDKLKYAMPDKNYKSKSSSYRSNINSFTMRGGMQNGTMRSFSFTEKIKEPSDVVSATPEYMESRSHHPNSAYSTDGRPPSDHIYSSIDSDYSSLELGGNNPGRRREFRHWPPPPPLIDTQYSGQAYLV